The Haematobia irritans isolate KBUSLIRL chromosome 1, ASM5000362v1, whole genome shotgun sequence DNA segment cagtaaaaactagcaagagagtaagagtgtattttacactctttgcttaaagttgctgaaaagtacacgaacggtatccagtaactatttgcacattgaaaatttcagctgctaaaacattgaaaacaaaaaacgaatcctgtgtatttaacttccaatcgtagttgccgaacatgtacattgtattggtactctgtttgttatcaataaccagctggcaacgtatgctatggtttgcaagattttactgggaaaaaaatctctagcaaaaacttgcaatttctctatctcataactgtcaaatgtagtctctctacggctctcttttgctggcgttttggtgtaaacgaacgacttccagtaaaaatttctaataattatcaaaaattatcgggttctcgaacggagctaatatgagaaaactttgacaaaacactaccctaaaatgcaacgaaaaaaccatgtggttttcaatacttatttgtgcaacgaagttcgtggtcaattgcaagaaataaaaaaaaattgaaaattttagacaaataaccaaatagtttttaaaaatatgtaagtggaaataaaaaatgaaataaaactttaaggaagtcactaaatgtatatctctttgtcgaaaactaaaattatggattctacgttcttgaaaacattaaaaagctgaccgatgaaaaaatggtggacaattaactggaactgcttcaaatagtttataataattggtacgtccatatgaaaaattaaatcaacactttagagaagtcactaaatttaaatctttttgcagaaaactaaaatctttggatgctacattcttgctaacaataagaagctgaccaatgaaaaatgagtggcttatccacaagaaaaagtttccagaaacattacaattgcaaccaattaaaattgttaaaaacaataaattcttgaaatcaacaacacgcggtacagtacgttcctaatttcaaattgtccgcatgttaataaatgttaatgctgttttatgacaccaaaaggaaggaaatcgaattatcaatgcaaaaatgTTTACTAATGTTAGCTATcggtaaatttttataccccttTTGTACTTTTATGTACCTTTTGATACAACTGTGTTTTTTTCattcttgttattattattagagTTTTGAGTAGCTAAGCAGCGTACtactatatatttttgttaacacTTATTATTActaattatatttaataaattacttTGAATATAATCGCGTCCGCGTTTTAATCCTGACAACAGAGAGAGGTCATCACTTATGGGAAACCATAAGTAACAAATCAGGAGTGAGATAATTCTACCAAGTGGTAATAACTTGTGTTAACAACAAGGAGTCATAAGAAAAATCAGAGGAGACGTGAAAGGCAGATTGCTAGATTTGGTGTGGTGTTGTCTGGAGCAGATCGCCAAGAGGGTGATTAAAGATTTCATCATACAGGAGTGATCCAAGAGTGGTTGCCTAGCTTGTCAGAGAGTATATtccttgctgttgttgttgtgtgcAAAATATGTCTTGCTGTTGCTGTTAGCGTTACTGCCAACTTTGctgtgttgttgttgctgtcacACACTATCATAgagtcagaaaatttgaatcttCAACGGCCGAAAATTTGTATGAGCCTGCAAATGAGAAGAATTGATGCCGTCAGAAAAACAAATTGCGTCGAATTACAAGAAACTAACGAAGTTTGCGATTCTGATGAAGAAACTTATTTTTCAGAAAACGAATTGGATTTGACCATAGTACCATCTTACACTGAGAGTGAAATACGAGAAATAATTGGAGTTGAAATGGCAACTAATAATATAAGTGAGCAAACGGGAGAAGATGCAGAGTCGAACAATatgatttcaaaattattgGAACAGAATGCCGCATTAATAAGAGCACTTACATTAAATAGAGAAACCCCTAAATATAACGTTGTGCCCGATTTGCAGAATACGATTAAGAAATTTAGTGGTAAAGGTTCTGAGGACGATGCAATGAAATGGATTGAATCGATTAAAGGAATGGGAGACTTGCATAACTGGTCCGATTCATTTAGGTTGGAACTGGCGCGTTCAAACCTAATTGATGGTGCTTCAGATTGGTTTCATTCCTTGCAATTGACATCATGGGCAGATTTTGAAAAACAGTTTCGTGAAACATTTATTGGCATTGCAATTTTAGCAGATATGTGGTCGTTAATGTTAAATTACCGACAAGGCAAAAATGACGATGTGAACGATTACTATTTCAGAAAACGCCGCATGTCTGAGGATTTGAAAATGTCTTTTGCAGAGTCAAAACTGGAAATCGTCCAGGGGTTGCACGATCGGGAATTAAAGGCATTTTTATTGTGTAAATCGCACACCGAATCAAATTCCTTACTGGCTGATATACGGAATTTTTATCGAACAATGGGTACGCCATCGAAAGAGCCACAAGCATTtaagttaaaaaaagaaaaggaaGAATTAGATAAACATGCAAATGCACATATGAGAAGGAAGACTGAAGGCGAATTGATATGTTTCAAGTGCAATGCGAAGggacatgttaagcaaaattgtaCTTCGCCAGTAATATGTCTGAAATGTGGTAAACCAGGTCATATTCGAAAGGATTGTACTTCGAAGCCCAATGAAGCGAAATctcaaaagacaacaaattgtgCATTAATGAGCGATGAAAAATTGTGTGCTTCACCAaaccagaaatatttttttgatgttgaTGTGGATGGAAGGTTAATAAAATCATATGTCGATTTTGGTAGTCAATGCATAATGATGAAATCGTCAACATTAGCAGAGTGTGGTTTTGAAATGTATCCTGTTCCCAGTGATGTTGTTATTAAAGGTGTAGGTGGAGGAAAAATTACACCCTTAGGAATTTTTGATGCAAAGATAAAAATTGACCAAGGTTCTGCAgatgttaaaatatatgtcgTGGCAGATAGTGCAATTGACATTCCTATGATTATTGGACAGCCGTTTACCGAGCAGGAACACATCGTGTATTACAAGAGAGGTGAtcaattgagaatttttgagCAATTTGTACTAAGTGAGAATGATCAAGGTCAAATTGAAATTCCGGCCTTACCAGAATTAAGAACCAGCTTATGGGTTAAGGAAGCCATTGTCTTACCGCCTAACCATGTTTGTTTTGTTGCTGTGAAGACAGACGAAAATTTGAGTGGTGCTCAACAAATTTATATTGATTCAACGACAAACAGAATGGGGTCGGTAATACCGGCTTGTGTGATTGATTCAACAAACGATGGATTAGCTGTGCCGATTATTAATATGTCTTCTGCCGACATTATTTTTGAAGAAGATGAGCGAATAACGAAAGGTGAGCTATGTATTTTAGATGATGAggctgaaaaatttgattttggaaaGGATGAGACTGCGATTGATTTTATTGATATGATTGATATTAATCCGGAGATAAATGAGGATTATCGGAAGAGACTATTGAGTGTGATTACTGACTATAGAGATTGTTTCGCCTTGACTTTGAGCGAACTAGGATGTACTACGGATACcgagttttctattgaattgaATGATAGTACACCCGTTACATACAAACCATATCGACTTAGCGAGTCTGAAAGACAATTTGTACGTGACGAGATGGACAAATTGAAAAGCGCCGGCATAATTGTAGACTCAAATTCTGAATACGCTAGTCCGATATTAATTGTGAAAAAGAGAAATGGCGAAAAGAGAATTTGTATAGACTATAGATCTCTCAATCGAGTAACGAAGAAGATGAAATACCCTCTACCAATGATTTCTGATCAGATTGATTGGCTGAATGGAATGAAATATTTCAACATGCTTGATATGAGAAGTGGGTACTATCAAGTGAAAATGGCAGAGAATTCGCGCCATTTGACAGCTTTCGTCATTAATAGCCAAACCGTTAACCAGATTGACCAAAACTGAGACTAATTGGATGTGGggtgaagaagaagaaaatgctTTTCTTAAACTGAGAGTTATTTTAACTGAGAAACCAGTCTTGGGTATTTTTTGTAAAGATGCTGAAACTGAAGTGCATACTGATGCATGCAAAGACGGATTGTCTGGAGTTTTATTACAACGACAAATTGATGGACAACTCAAACCGATAGCTTACGCTAGTCGTCAAACTACACGAGAAGAGTCTCGATATCACTCAACCGAATTGGAAACATTTGCTGTTGTTTGGGTACTAGAGCGATTTCGTAATTATTTGATTGGAATTCAATTTACGATTAAAACTGATTGTAACGCCGTAAGAAGTGCTATgactaaaaagaatattttgcccAGAATAGGGAGATGGTGGTTAAAGTTATCCGAGTTCAATTTTGATATAAAGCATACACCAGGCAAAGAAAACAGACATGCTGATGCATTGAGCCGAAACCCTTATGAGTTACCAGAAGAGACCGGAACAGTGGCAGAGGTTTGCGCGCTTCATTCAAGTCTTGGAACTACTGACTGGATAGTACTTTTGCAGAAGACCGatgacagaataattcgaataaaGGATTCTATTGAGAGAAAGAAAGAGTTAACAAAGGACGATATGCGGATTAAAtctgaatttaaaataaaagatgGTCGAGTGTACAAAGTTGAAGAGAAAAATGATCTTTTATATATACCAGCTTCTGCGAGATACCGAGTGGTGCAAATGAATCATGATGAAATTGGACATACTGGATTAGACAAGACTATTGCAAAGATTAAAGAGAAATACTGGTTCCCGAAGCTACGAAACTATGTGAAGAGATATATAGGCGCTTGTTTCGAATGCTTGTACCACAAGAAACCTGCTGGCAGAAAACAAGGATATCTacattctatagataaaataggTGTTCCATTTCACACTATTCATGCTGATCACTTAGGACCATTTGTTCGAGGAAAATATGGAAATCTTTACATACTCGTAATTATTGATGGAATTACGAAGTTTTGTATATTGAAACCTGTAAGAAATGTGAAAAGTGCCACAACCGTTAGAGCGATGGAGGACGTTATGACAACTTTTGGTGTTCCAAACCGTATCATAACAGAAAGAGGAACAGCTTTTACTGGAACTAACTTTCAGAGTATGTGCAAAGAGAAGTCAATAGTACATGTGTTAAATGCAACTGCTACCCCAAGAGCTAATGGGCAATGCGAACGATTGAACCGTACAATAACACCTAATCTAGCGACATTGTGCAAGAAGCAAAACGGAAGCGATTGGGATCTACATATTGGTTTAGTCCAATGGAGTATAAATAATACGATCCATACTGTTTTGAAGACTACACCGTTCAAGCTACTTTTTAATTACGATCCGAGACGACTTGTGCCGAACAAATTGGATGATGCTATTGAGATTGATGGCAATGAAGAAATTATGGATTTGAGGTCAAAAGTCATTGAACGTATAAGAGCTGACCAGGAAAAACAACGTTCACAGTTTAACAAGAAGCGATGTCATGCAAACACTTATTTACCAGGAGATTCTGTGATGATTCGACGTGAGCCTGTAAATACTGGAGAGTCAACTAAACTGTTAGCGCATTATAAAGGTCCATATTCTGTAACCGAAGTCTTGCCTAATGACCGATACCGAGTTTCCGACTACCCCGAGCTTCAACGAAGTCAAAGATGTTACGAGGGAGTAGTTTGTGCTGAAGATATGAAGCGAGTAGAACGACCTCCAGATACGATAGATGATTGTGAGACTACCGATGATTCCGATTCCACAGAAATGACGATGACCGATGTTCCACGAAGATCAAGCCGAAGGAAGACTATGCCTAGTTATCTTAAGGACTATACCCTGAAGTAGGATCGAGGACGATCCTTGAGAAGGATGGCCCAATGTTAGCTAtcgataaatttttataccccttTTGTACTTTTATGTACCTTTTGATACAACTGTGTTTTTTTCattcttgttattattattagagTTTTGAGTAGCTAAGCAGCGTACtactatatatttttgttaacacttattactacacacaaaaaattttttttctaattcaatcacgaaattaattgatccaattaattttttaattgaaatgtcttcaatcacgaaaatgatagtatcaatcacagttttaattggtcatagaaaaattcttgattaaaatattaattgatttcattagcaaatttcaattaattttttaattgattcaattaaaaatttaattgatgttgatagccaaactcaattttttaattaagaaatgtaactattttcaattattttctgaattggtttttatttggattaacaattgattgtttgaaatacatttttaattaaaaattaaaaaatattcatcactttctttaactgacttagtcttccgaatttgattaaaaagataattgtatcaattaatgttttaattaaaaatttttaaattttcaatcatcgacttaattgacttaatatttctatcttgattaaaaagttaattgtatcaattaatttattaattgaaatttttttcaacttcaattaactttttaattggaaatattttggtgatatttttttctgtgtaattatatttaataaattacttTGAATATAATCGCGTCCGCGTTTTAATCCTGACAACAGAGAGAGGTCATCACTTATGGGAAACCATAAGTaacactaataatgtttaaaggtgagtattaagttcgagtttagccgctaaaatcgctaaagtgaaaactaaatcagtaaaaaaaatgcatgaaattatacatatttgttgcaaattttattataacatgatggggaaaagcccaaagtttgtattccttaaaagggattattaaagaaaagtaatcgtgaaaatatGACGTTTttagttatactccatataaaaaaacgttagtgcggaataaatgcgaaatctttgttttaagcattttaaagcacatatttatacaaccctggatttttcgcacgaaaaaataggtaggcatattatttcgcataaataatgtaacatccctgggtttgagatcCTAtatacggagatagatgaagatattcgtttttcgcagaaacgaatttagtactaagcataaactcgaacttaatacccaccttaagatatttaaagttttgttgtttgttttttttttttttgttattatgttatgtttaataagattattatttatcaattggtattgtagtgtattatgtagtgtagtggggATATCaattttgaagtggggatatcattcgtacaaatttaggttgaaaagtatttgcaacgatgttaattttgaatttgactcgcatcgcaaattgtttgacaaattattgagtagcgatgcatttcaatttgaggatagcacttgagatattattgctaatgtgttgaatttcactgttgagggtaatgtctattttttgttgagaacgcgattttctcaacaatatctcaacttgaatattaccctaatcctttgaaaaaatgtttgaaaaattgttgaaatttagcatttttcaaacgtttgtgtttattgggttgtaaCTGTTATCGATTATCATATTGAATTTACATATCGATCAAACTGTATTTCTCACATACCACAAATAAAGCAGTACTTGAACAGTCATCAAACCGAACACGCGTGTTTTATATGACAATTCTGGCGACGAGGCGAATTAATAAAGACTAAGAAAAAAGGAGAAGCAAGTGCATCCATTGCAGTTGGTAATGTGTTCCACATGGAAGCCTAAAGCTTATCTGCAGTTGGAAGTGCACCCAGATGATCAAGGATTTTTAACGTTGAGCACTCACAAAGAGTTGTTCAGACCAACGAGGTTGATGTAGGGAATATCATGTGCACCCTCCATTTGGCAAAGATTTATAGAGCAATtattagctccgttcgagaaccccataatttttgataattatcacaaatttttactggaagtcgttcgtttacatcaaaaagccagcaaaagagagtcagagagagaaaaaaaatgacAGTTCTAGcttaaatattttgcaagtttttgctagagattttttctccagtaaaatcttgcaaaacctACCATTTGTAAGAATCAGCTGTTCATTTTGTAAACAAGTTATTTAAAGATACACTCTTTTTGCTGTGGTCAATGtaagttttaacaaaacttgTAAGTACCAGTTATAAAACCCCGGACAAATGGAAATTACTACAGAACATTCGATTGGGGATGGTACCCACTCCATAGAAATGCAAGGTAAATACATTAGCTTTTTGAGTTATTACAAAGATAATTTGCTGGTCATGAATCTTGCAGTTTTCGAGATCTGTCTGATCGATTCAATATGTCCCTTTCAACAATAAGCGCTATAATAAATATGGTGTCTTTGTTTTTTAGCAGTTTGAGTCCAGAAATTATACGATGGCCGTCAGATGAAAAGAAGGAGGAATCATCTAAATACTTTGCAGAGAAATGTATGATACCAAAAGCTATAGGTAGAACTTTGtacagttttgtttttaaattattaatccaATGTTTCCAATTACAGGTTGTATTGATGGTACCCATGTAGTCATTGACCCACCAAAATGTGGAAAAGATGAATATATTGATAGAAAAGGGAACGTAACAGTTTGCTTACAGGGAATATGTGATGAacgcaataatttcataaatgtaTTTGTCGGATATCCTGGATCATGCCACGATAGTTGGGTTCTGAAGAATTCACCAATATATAACAAGTTACCGTCATATTGTGGAGGTTGGACATGTCTACaagtttagactttccttaattctttattttcagATTATTATTTACTAGGTGATTCAGCATATCCTTGCAATAAATACATCGTTACACCTTACAAGGACAACGGGCATCTTAGAAAGGCTCAAAAAGAGTTCAATATGAAACTGAGTActggtagaattaaaattgaacacTCATTTGGAATACTAAAGCAACGATTCCGGCAGTTATACTACTGCAAATTGCGAGGaatgagaaaactttgccatTTTATAAGAGCCTGCTGTGTTCTTCATAACATTGCTAACGAAGATGGTATGCATTTTGAGCCAACTGCATTCCAGGAAGAGGAAGAAGATTTTATGGATGATTATCCAGATAACGACAACATTTCGCGTGGAGATGACGTGCGAAACGCAATATCAAAATCAATACAAGATGTACTTACTACaaagaattaattttaatttatttaacttttaattatagttctacatttaaaaatatagtaAGGTAATCATATCGACTAGAGAAtacagcaatccctcgatttacgtcgcctcggtttacgttgtttcgatttacgtcgttaaattttttgtttcatctaCCTTAtatgaatattgtttttaagaactctgaatccaaatctgcatttgtttttttttttctatcagctcgatttttcgagatataccgttatgttcaaaattaagacaCTTCCGCTATAtaaattggaataacttgaaaacagttcaacatattaaattaaaaaaaatcagaaaatccCTAGCAATATTCTCTTTTAGCCGcctttacattgtttttcaatttttcaagtagttttggagatatcgtTCAAGGAAAGACGGCTAAAAGAGAACATTGTTAGggattttctgattttttaatttaatatgttgaactgttttcaagttattccaatttatgtagcgaaagtgccttaattttgaccataacggtatatctcgaaaaatcgagctgatagaaaaaaaaataaatgcagatttggattcagggacctcaaattactaaaaattcactataaatttcaataaaacgagGGATTACTGCATTTATTTCACATAGAGTAATactatttatttttctagaaagaaaCATTGTTTGcactgttaattattttttgtgaatatttctattacaaagacgaaatagaaaaaaataaaaaaattcatttacactgaaaattattttaaaactatttcatttcactaaataaaacatattttgtaattttcatgttgtattttaaattttagaaatatggTGAAAATACCAAATGTTCATTTTGGTTAACTAAACTGTAAGTTAGGAATTGATAAATTAAATATCTTGGAAGTATtgataaacaaattattttttcaatatgttcACTAGGGTTTCAAGCAAATCCACTTTCTTCTTCTCCAGAGCTTCTTTTCGTTCGGCACGTTCTTCTCTTTGTTTCATACTTTGTTCTAATGTTTGTTGTAGAATTGCATCACTctcttctctttttttttgcatgttcTTCAGACATGTCTATGAATTGTTGAAGGGCTGTTTTCCGTTTTCTTGATGATGAACAACATGGATcttcgaaaaatataaaaaatattataacatgAAAAACCTGGTTAAGTGGACCCAAGACTCAAGTCCGTATTGCTACGGGCTTGCTGGCATTGTGATCTATAAATCTACATCTAAATTGAGAAACAAATTAGTCCTGGACGGTATCGTTTTACTACCAATAAATATTACAATAGAATGATGACGCATGCAAAGAATATGTATCGAcattgaaatttgttataggATCACATTACACTCAAAATCTACATTTCAGATTTGAAATctactttttataaggcaaatgacagttgaatctagtaaaagtggattttgaaattgtaatgtgaatgaggtattagaataaataataacaaaacgtCATTAACGGAATTATTTTCGAAATAGGACGATTTTTTCCGCGTAAGGCGTACCCTTAAaattccaaacgaaattttcgtaCCTGTTTCAGATAAATTTGGGCCTTCGATGAGTTTTAAATCCGCCGAAGACACTTCCGCTTCACTGTCGAGTACAAAATCTGGATTTATAGACTTTTTTTCTTGCAAAAGATCGTCCAATTCGCTGCAAAACGAAAGGACATAATGGTATTAGATTCTTAACAAACATGTGcatgcattttttaatttacctttGATAAGGGCACGTCTGCCTATTCCGACCAGTCTTAGAGTTGTAAAGTTGTGTGCGTTTGTATTTCCGTTCCAAACTGAAATACTTGGTTTCCACTTGTTGAGAATTGAAATTGTATCCAAGTGAACACAATTCTTCTGAAATCTTTATccacatttgttttttattttttaggctggCCGATTTTCCCACTTTTGGCCGTAATTCTTTCACTTtggatatcaaaaattttactgctggCTCAATCCACACGGGCTTCCCGGTTCCTTCATCGTCGTTGGTGCAAGTGATGACTTCATTTTCAACGTGGAAAAGAAAGTCATCTTCACTCTGGGTGAAAACTACTTCATCAAAACTATCACCAGCAATTTCGTCCACCACATTTTGCTGGTATTCCTCATCTGTAAAATGTCCGAAAgttacattttcttgaatttatttatttcttgtaTCATACTTACCGAAAGAAATTCTTTTGTATGTTCCCGGTGAGCAAATTACgtccaattttcttttattcatttttcttGGTTTACGtatttgaaacataaaatacAATCATCTGATCTGTTTtatttgcaagtttttactggatgGCGTTCGCGTACTTTTTGTGGCAAGAGAGCAAAAACaaagcaaagagagtaaaaaCGGTTTTTACTCTCTTGCTGgtttttactggatattttttactgAGAAAGTACGCGAACAAACCTATTGATAGACATCCCAGGCGTAAAGGTATTCTTAGATGACATAAAGGTTACAGCAAATAATGACCAAGAACATGTGGAACGCCTCGAAGAAGTATTACGACGGTTGGTCAAGCATAATATGAGAATTAACCTAAAAAATCACAATTCTTTCGTGACAAGATAGAATATTGGGGGTATGTCATTTGCAAAATGGGAATTCGGAAGATGCAATCGAAGGTAGAAGCAATAACAAATATGAAAATTCCTAATAATAAGGATGAGGTGAGGTCGTTTTTAGGCCTTATTAATTATTATGGCAGGTTCATACGTAATTTGAGTTCGCTTTCATATACCCTAAATAGACTATTGCACAAAGACGTGCCGTTTGACTTCGATTGTAACTGTCAATGGGCATTTGACGATACGATATTGACCCATTACGATCCCAGAATTCCACTTAATCTTGCAGTGGATGCAATTCCAACTGGGGTAGGTGCGGCCTTAAGCCACGAGTATGGAAATGGGATAGAACGCCCAATACAGTTCGCGTCAAGGACTTTAAACAAAACACAACAACGTTATAGCCAAGTGGATAAGGAGGCGTTCGCCATTATATTTGGGGTccagaaattttaccaatacaTATGCGGTCGGAAATTTACACttccctgcaaacattttctctcACTGAAGAATCTTCCTCAATTCGCCACGAGCAACGTTTCGTTCGCGGCGAACGTTCATCTGACATTCGAACTCGAATCCCCCGTCGCCAGTACTTGTGTCCGAATCGCAAATCTTCCAAAATGATAATATATCAttcgcttggaagaattttaaataaactgaaTGGACTTTCATAAAAGATTCTCCGGTAATTCCACCCAAGCGTACGATCGTTCGTATAAACGTTCATCTTGCATTCTTCTTATATTCTTCCTTACACGGAATGCGACTCTTTTTAAATAAGCTAAAATAATTCGCTTACTGGAAGTTTGAAAGGTGTATATGGAAGTTTATTCCACAAATCTTCCTGAATATTCGTCTGTAATTCGAATTTTATTCTTCAAATACCCAATTAAAACCTATTAAAAGAAGTTCAAAAGATTCGCATGCCTGAAGTTTCTAAacacgattttttgttttttctttgataTTCAAtacattcatattttatttaattaattaagtaaatataaaattagacGTATACAGTTTaatgtatttaaatattttatattaaactaGTATAATAACGACtagtatataaaattcattagttaaacaaacttaaaaattaaattaaaaaaaaaataatgtgtatcctaaatttatttCTGCCGTTTTTCCACACGATCTTTTGCATGTGCAAAATGCTGCTGAACCACTTGgttaatttttatatcctccgagTGGTTGAATTTTTGGTGTACTATTTctgtttaaaacaaaaaaaattagaatttaaaaataaaatacactgaaaactAAACTTACCTCTAATTATAGaaacgaagaaaaaattttggatgCACCCTTTTTCCTTGGTTCCTCTCCAGGTGAACTGCATCGCTAACTCATCTATCAGCACTCTTTTTATGGCTTGACGCACAAAGCAAGACATATCGATCCCCCTATTCTGAATAGCATAcgtttctaaaaaatatatttataaaaataacaatataataaaatatgataaaaaacaATGCAAGGTAGAAACTTACCAAATCTCTAACTAGATCCTTATTTGTCAGACATAACTAAACACTTTTTgcaacaagaaaacaaaaaaacacttcTACTCACCTTCGCTACCGGCACTGAAATGAGGATATGATTATTGTTTAccgtgattaaaaaaataaagtatgacgaaaattcttccaaacttCGCCTGTAGAcactttacaacattttgtttcaccGTTATGAGAAGACAAGACAATTACCAAAGTTCTTCCAGACTTCGCTTGTATCcactttttgtaattttgtacg contains these protein-coding regions:
- the LOC142227632 gene encoding uncharacterized protein LOC142227632; amino-acid sequence: MFQIRKPRKMNKRKLDVICSPGTYKRISFDEEYQQNVVDEIAGDSFDEVVFTQSEDDFLFHVENEVITCTNDDEGTGKPVWIEPAVKFLISKVKELRPKVGKSASLKNKKQMWIKISEELCSLGYNFNSQQVETKYFSLERKYKRTQLYNSKTGRNRQTCPYQSELDDLLQEKKSINPDFVLDSEAEVSSADLKLIEGPNLSETDPCCSSSRKRKTALQQFIDMSEEHAKKKRRE